Part of the Candidatus Neomarinimicrobiota bacterium genome, ATCGGGCAGGGCGTTGCAAAGCGGGCTGCCAGTTTCGAGATGGATCTTCTGGGGTATGACCCGTTCCTCTCGGAGGAGCAGTTTGATGCGCTGGATATCAAGAAGGTGGAACTGGAAGAGATTTTTACCCAGGCGGATATCGTCACCGCGCATGTTCCACTCAGTGAGCAGACCCGGAATCTCATCGATACGGAAGAGATCGCAAAGATGAAGGACGGAGTTATCCTGGTCAATGCGGCGCGTGGTGGGGTGTATAATGAAGATGCCGTAGCCGAGGGCCTTCGCAGCGGGAAAATTGGCGCTATCGGATTCGATGTGTTTGCCAGCGAACCGCTAGAAAAAGATCACCCCTTCCTGGAGTTTGACAACGCGGTATTGACGCCGCATTTAGGTGCATCAACCCGAGAGGCCAAAGAGAATGTGGCGCTGGATGTCTGTAAGCAGGTCAGAGATTTTCTGCTGAGTGAAAAGGTGAAAAATGCTGTGAATATCCCGTTTGCCGATTTTAGCAAAATCAAGCAGATGGAACCGTATATCGATCTGGCGGATCGTCTGGGCTTACTCCAGATTGTCCGGGCAGATGGGGCTCCCAAAGAGGTGGAGATCCGGGCGAGTGGTGATTTTAGTGATCTGAAACCGATTACCCTCGCGGCACTCAAGGGTTTGCTTGGCCCCATAAGCGGCGATAAGGTTAACCTGATGAACGCAGCGCTGCTTGCCAAACAGCGGAATATCAAAATCCAGGAATCTTACGAATATGACGATTCCGGATATACGAACCTGATTGAAGTGGTGGTGACTACGGAGAATGGAACCAAAAAGGTCTCCGGTTCGCTCTTTGGAAAGATGCATCCGCGGATTGTACGCATTGACGAATTTCATATGGATGCCCGGCCAGTGGGCACAGTACTGATGATCCGAAACAATGATGTGCCTGGCGTCATCGGGAATGTGGGAAGTTTCCTTGGATCCCGGAATATTAACATTGCCGAGTATCGTCTCGGTCGCCAAGAGCAGGGCAATACAGCGCTGGCGATGGTAAACCTCGATGGGCCACTTTCCGAGGAAGATCTTGCTTCTCTGGAAGAGGAACCGAATATTCTTGATGTGCAACAGGTAACGTTTCCAAAGGAATAGGCGACAGATTAATCTATGCAATTTGAACCGGTTATCGGATTAGAAGTCCACGCACAGTTAGCGACCCACACCAAGCTGTTTTGCAGCTGTCATTATGAATACGGGGCGGCTCCGAATACGCAGACCTGTCCGGTTTGTCTTGGGATGCCGGGCGTACTCCCGGTCCTGAACCGGCAGGCGGTGGAGTATGCCATCAAAATGGGACTGGCCACGGATTGCACTATCCGGCCGTTTTCCCGGTTCGCGCGGAAAAACTACTTTTACCCCGATTTGCCCAAGGGATACCAGATTTCTCAATACGACGAGCCGCTCTGTTATGACGGTGGTGTGGATATCGAATATGATGACGGTGAGATTAAACGTATTGGTTTAACGCGGATTCACCTGGAGGAAGACGCCGGAAAGTCCATCCATACAAAATCCGGCGGGACTCGGGTGGACTTTAACCGATGCGGCGTCCCACTCATCGAGATCGTGAGCGAGCCGGATATCCGATCGCCGGAGGAAGCCCGGGCTTATCTCAATAAATTGAAACAGATACTCCTGTATCTTGGCGTCTCCGACTGCAATATGGAAGAGGGCAGCCTGCGGTGCGATGCGAATATCTCTATTCGACCGGTAGGACAAGAGGAGTTCGGCACCAAGACCGAAATGAAGAACATGAACTCTTTCCGCGGCGTTGAGCGGGCGCTTCAATACGAAATTGAGCGCCAGACCGAAGTTTTGGAATCCGATGGCACGATCACGCAGGATACCCTCCTATGGAACGAAACCGAAAACCGTGCCGAACGGATGCGCACCAAGGAAGAAGCCGAGGATTATCGGTATTTCCCCGAGCCAGACCTTCTGCCGCTGGAGGTCTCGGAGGAATGGCTTACCGA contains:
- the serA gene encoding phosphoglycerate dehydrogenase; its protein translation is MYKVLISDAIDEQGIDLLNETGEIEVIYKPQSTVEDYLDVVGEIHGWIIRSGTKVGKELLNQADNLRVIGRAGVGVDNVDLETATLRGVIVMNTPTGNTNAATEQTMALMLAAARKISPAHQALREGRWDRQKYIGRELREKTLGIIGLGRIGQGVAKRAASFEMDLLGYDPFLSEEQFDALDIKKVELEEIFTQADIVTAHVPLSEQTRNLIDTEEIAKMKDGVILVNAARGGVYNEDAVAEGLRSGKIGAIGFDVFASEPLEKDHPFLEFDNAVLTPHLGASTREAKENVALDVCKQVRDFLLSEKVKNAVNIPFADFSKIKQMEPYIDLADRLGLLQIVRADGAPKEVEIRASGDFSDLKPITLAALKGLLGPISGDKVNLMNAALLAKQRNIKIQESYEYDDSGYTNLIEVVVTTENGTKKVSGSLFGKMHPRIVRIDEFHMDARPVGTVLMIRNNDVPGVIGNVGSFLGSRNINIAEYRLGRQEQGNTALAMVNLDGPLSEEDLASLEEEPNILDVQQVTFPKE
- the gatB gene encoding Asp-tRNA(Asn)/Glu-tRNA(Gln) amidotransferase subunit GatB; the protein is MQFEPVIGLEVHAQLATHTKLFCSCHYEYGAAPNTQTCPVCLGMPGVLPVLNRQAVEYAIKMGLATDCTIRPFSRFARKNYFYPDLPKGYQISQYDEPLCYDGGVDIEYDDGEIKRIGLTRIHLEEDAGKSIHTKSGGTRVDFNRCGVPLIEIVSEPDIRSPEEARAYLNKLKQILLYLGVSDCNMEEGSLRCDANISIRPVGQEEFGTKTEMKNMNSFRGVERALQYEIERQTEVLESDGTITQDTLLWNETENRAERMRTKEEAEDYRYFPEPDLLPLEVSEEWLTDIESNMPELPGEKRQRFIDSYGLRDYDAGVLTDNRAVAAYFEDVAKESGEAQLAAKWVMGEVLRVLKDQSIAMEELSLEPRRFAGLLERVADKTVNNTVAKQIFDDMLNSAKTADEIIEEQGLKQVSDTSELETIVEGVIEANPDEYEKYKNGNPQLMGFFMGQVMQETQGKANPQKVKEILGEKLGKPE